AAACACCCGGCATTTTTCATATTGCCCTTGATGAATGTGATAAGGGAATCATGATCAACGAGAAGCAAATAAACATCATTTGCTACGCAGATGACACCGTGATTATTGCTGACAATTTAGGAGATCTCCAGTTCATTGTTAACAGCATCAACGAAGCAAGCAAAGAGTTAGGCCTTAAAATAAACACTCAGAAACATCATGCTAATCAGCAACCAGGACATAGGCGTTCTCCGCAACTTCATACACCGCTGTCTCCAGGAAGACATCGACCCCGCTTATTTTGGGCTTTGTGTTATTCCTTGTCTGTAATTTCTATTGCTCTCTCTTCCGATACTGATCTGACATTGTGTTATATTCAGGTTTGTATATATAGGATGGTTCAGAATGAAAGCGACAAAGCTTAATATGTTGTAAAAGTTGGCAAATGGATCATATTTCAAAAGGGGAACCTAAGTCTGGGAATGCACGTTTTGGGCTCAGTGGACGTCAATGTTTAAAAAGTTTCGGATATGATAATGGGCGTACGTTCCATATTGACACGAGTATGTctcatggctgggggtcatccgaaaatttgtgtaacgtaacgcgacaaaatgtgtgacggaagtgacgtcacattggtcgttatcgtaggccttggtcgctaaagatgctgcggctgtggatttgtataaatagagtgtgttgaaataaaaagcgtaccgtcagtgacgtcacatcactcgttaccataggccttggtcaccaaagatgctgcggcttcAAGCTAAGTTCCTTTGACATAGAGTTGCTTAAATAACAAAAGAGTTTCGAATTGTCGACCTCCAATTTCATTACAGAGGCTACATCAACGGTGCAGTGATTAGTGAAATGTGGTTGTGTTTTCAGTATTTCAGTCACTGAGCGGATAAGGTCATACCCTTCGTTCATGCAGGAGTCTCGTACATCATATCCTTGATAGTACTCCAAACAATAATGTTTCTTAGTATTTGCTCCAATCTCTGCACCGATGATGTAGGTTCTGCAATCAATTTGAGGTCGACATTTCAAACCCCTTTTGTATTTCAATGGACGTTGTGATGCTCGTGACACATTAGGGACGCACCCCCTGTCCGAAGACTTATCAAACTTTGACGCCCCACAACGCCTAAACAGCGCATTTCTAGAAGAGTTTTGCCGTCCCGAAGAACATGCCGAGCGTTGTGGTGATCATTCTGAGTCATCTTCTGCAACTTGACTTGTCCCTTTCCACTACTTGCAGTGACTCGTTAGGCACCGTCTCTCCTCCAGTTTTCTCCCTCTTCCAAGTAATCAATTCAATTTTGTTTCCTCTTTTCCAGTGTTTATCCGGCTTCTTTTTTTCCTACCCTTCCCAAATCGAGACTTAATATCACAATGCCCCCCTCAACAGTGCTGAAAACCCACCCTATTGATGAAGGTGGGAAGCAGAAACTAGCTCGCCGGGGGTTGGGAAGAATTAACGGAtctatgtattaataataataataataataataataataataataataataataataataagaaagatttttaggaagaaagtcttacaaatggaaggattccaagggaggaaggaaaagaaaacaggcacaaagtggactgacgacaggaaaaagaaacacagtgaaacaatgaaagaatactggaagaaaaggaaagaacaactaaggaggaacaattgaaattgtaacgtggtccttagaaggccggaacgcaagaataataataataataataataataataataataataataataataataataataataattacatgacCACGGCTACCGATttaaggtattttgatttgacgccatctggctgcttgctcgtcagtttTGATGTTCggctttactctaggcctactagagggCAGagaaaaccgaatctctcttgggcgtctatggctgcgttttaatgaattttgttatgtgaacaccaaatgtgtcaccagaaatattttacatgcgGACATCGTGCGGAATGGAGAGTCGAATGGACTTTCTCCAACCTTTCAAAACTCCGACTACTTGTGGGGGgtggtttgaacccgttatcttgagATCCGCAGTCAAAGACTCGATCACTATTCCACACGGGGAGCTAGGATGTATGTTAAGACGACAGTGTATGAAGATGCAGAGGTTGTGTTCGTCCTTCTTTATTTTCATGCTTGTTCTTGTCTACGTTCATTGTTGCCCACTTTTCGCATAATTATATATCATTGTGTTTATTATATTACGTGTTCCGATTCACGTCCCTATCCTCCTAAACATAACAAGGGCTCATATTTAGTTTTTGTTCAACTCTGTACTTCCGGTATTTAGTGTTTTGGATATCCCACTAACACGAGCCCCAATGAGGATATCCCTTAAGACAAAAAACGTTGTCCACGATGTGCATGTATGGAAAAAGCGACAATTACGTCACAATCTACTAGACGATTCCAGGAGTTCGTCACATGAACACATCTTCCAAGGCCCCTGTATTCTTCCTGTTCGCCGCAGCCGTAGCGGCAGCAGGATTTTGGACGACGGGATCATCTTCGAAAGTAACCATTTTCTCCCTGGACCTGGTTGAGTCAGACGCACTTCTACCACCAGGTGTCCTCAGCGCTGAAGCTGCTGAGGAAGGTCTTATCACGGAAGCTGGTGGTGGGGGAGGTACAACCACCATATCGTTAACAACACTCGCTAAGTTAAACTCACTAACACTCCTAGGAACAAAGTACTCAACTAGTGGCTCCCCAGAGTTCGAACCTGGCGAGATTGCGCCACTTGCTGCACTTCCGGGACGCCTCATCTGTCTAGTATCACTTCTCCTGGGCAATCCGCCCGTTCCGGGGGCGGTATCGCCCCTTCTCCTGGGTAGACTATGATGCTGCTGCTGTGGGAACTGTATTAGGGAAGGTTTTATCTTCTGCTGATTGCTGATCGGTTTTACAGCTGTTGTTACTGTGGGTGCTGCTTCCTCACATCTGTGTCTGGGATTCTCCTGCCGGTGTCAGGACGATACCACTGACATAGCGATTCCTTCTCCATCCACCACGTCTCCCATCATCTCGTCATCTTCATCAGACCTGCTTGCACCTACGCCGAAGTATTGCGCCAATCTCCGCACTATTATCACCACCTCATCCTGCACTAGATTAAAACACATGGCGATCAGAGCCATGCCAAGTAGAATGTACGCTGAAGACGCAAAAACTGATAACTGTTCCGCTGACGATGAAGAGTTTGCTTGAGAGGTTTGATATTGGATCTGGTAACTATGATACAAACCTGGAATGAGATCTCCGAACCCTATAGTACCTAAACTAGTGAAACAAAAATAAGATCCTTCTAGGAAGGACCAGTTTTCAAGTCTATTGAACAGTAATGCTCCACCACAGATGTACAGCAACACTATAAGGAGGCAGAGTGACACGGGTATCCGTACGGGCTCCGAACAAACTACAGCTCCGTCTCCATGACGACGTCTCTTCCCTGACGGGTCCAAAGCAGTCGAGGAGGATGTGGAAGATGGGCCAATGCCCTCCCCACCACAGTCCAACACTACAACACTTCCAGTTCTGTCCATTTTTGCTAAATCATCACTACCGTGATCAGGACCATGCGTGTGGTAGTGATGCAGTTTCACTGCTGACCCGTCAGCGCTGATATTGTTGTGTCCCTTGCCCGTCGCTGAGCTCGAGTATCCTGTACTGAGGTAGGTGTCCGTCGACGCGCTGAGCTTTGACTTGCTGGAGTTGGAGGAACCTTTGCCCCCCGCTCGACCGTTGCAGGCACCGGAAGTGCTGTTGCTGCCACACAGTCGGCCGTACAACCGGCGGAAGTTGCGTGCCAACACGTCCCCCACTGTCGACAGGTATACCAACATGAGCGGGATGCCGATGAGCGCGTACACAATGGTGATCACCTTGCCCCAGGGCGTCTTGGGGGCGACGCTGCCATACCCTGAAACAACAGCAGAACACAGGCTAGCGTTAATACCCATTCATTTAGTATTATTATGTGAAAGTAACAAGCTAAAAAAAGAATATATGCGTGCACATTTCTCCACTACACGCAAAACATAGTAACATGGCATGTTTTTAAAAACATAGAAACATGGACATGTTTTTAATGCTGAAAATACTTTTTAgcaccatactacgaaaaacgtaaaaaattaagcaatttcctcaattgtgccgaaatttgaaggactaaagggccaggaaaggtttcaaattgtgagtcttggatagctctatcaaaccaacaaaatattcgaaaatcacttccggcctaaatgccgtTCCGGAAAAataacctaaaatcgcttgtttctttactcatttcgtTTTTGAATCAATTCctaagccaaattaacttatttacataattttttctgtaatgtgttccttggttcaatatcctgagctggttttttttaatttttttgaagaatgtctacaacgaatgtagttataccggcttaagtgaaactctgaactgacttacattagcgctcgtagtggtgcttaagtgaaacaatgcattgactcacattagcgctcgtagtggtgcttaagtgaaacaatgcattgactcacattagcgctcatagtggtgcttaagtgaaactctgcactgactcacattagcgctcgtagtggtgcttaagtgaaacaatgcattgactcacattagcgctcgtagtggtgcttaagtgaaacaatgcattgacaaacattagcgctcgtagtggtgcttaagtgaaacaatgcattgactcacattagcgctcgtagtggtgcttaagtgaaactctgcactgactcacattagcgctcgtagtggtgcttaagtgaaacaatgcactgactgacATTGGTGCTCGtcgtggtggttaagtgaaacaatgcattgactcacattagcgctcgtagtggtgcttaagtgaaataatgcattgactcacattaacgctcgtagtggtgcttaagtgaaacaatgcattgactgacattagcactcgtagtggtgtttaagtgaaactctgcaccgactcacattagcgctcgtagtggtgctcaagtgaaactctgcactgactacattagcgctcgtagtggtgcttaagtgaaacaatgcattgactcacattagcgctcgtagtggtgcttaagtgaaacaatgcattgactgacattagcgctcgtagtggtgtttaagtgaaacaatgcattgactcacattagcgctaataGTGGTAgcaaaaaaggcaaactgctaatctaatctatCGGATAACGCTCATtaagaaaaaggattgtaatttttaggaataaataaagaatgtattcttatactttattatattttatttccctaaaattcgtagctcatacacCTAGGATGATTTTAtgattgagttgcttgcctgaaaggctagaacggATTTCG
This DNA window, taken from Anabrus simplex isolate iqAnaSimp1 chromosome X, ASM4041472v1, whole genome shotgun sequence, encodes the following:
- the LOC136886147 gene encoding potassium channel subfamily K member 18-like; this encodes MLSDSRGGTPSSPSSPPYPDYRHHHHHHHQTYQQAYQQTAYKHQHSPPSSPSSASSTSRCCSFRRGCCVLGSSRRGGRRGSTPSICCCCYCPASAVSSSVFSSLGVCALVLGYTLLGAFTFMALEGGMKDNNVAVGVVLGEDIRSKTVEKLWSITEDLNILYKDNWTRLAAQEVLKFQDTLVRNLRGYRKGSGAAPNGGALYYSHHHHRWSFSSSFLYSLTLITTIGYGSVAPKTPWGKVITIVYALIGIPLMLVYLSTVGDVLARNFRRLYGRLCGSNSTSGACNGRAGGKGSSNSSKSKLSASTDTYLSTGYSSSATGKGHNNISADGSAVKLHHYHTHGPDHGSDDLAKMDRTGSVVVLDCGGEGIGPSSTSSSTALDPSGKRRRHGDGAVVCSEPVRIPVSLCLLIVLLYICGGALLFNRLENWSFLEGSYFCFTSLGTIGFGDLIPGLYHSYQIQYQTSQANSSSSAEQLSVFASSAYILLGMALIAMCFNLVQDEVVIIVRRLAQYFGVGASRSDEDDEMMGDVVDGEGIAMSVVSS